A window of Athene noctua chromosome 27, bAthNoc1.hap1.1, whole genome shotgun sequence genomic DNA:
CGGTTGGGTTTGCTGATGCTTTTACAATGGACCCATATCCCAGCACTATATGTCTGTAGTCTCTTTCCACATACCCGAAATACAACCTTCTGGAGTCTGAAAAGATGCAGTAGATATCTGAAAAGATGCAGAGCTTGCCTGGCTCCAGATCAGCATATTCCCATCTTCTATCGATCAGGAAGGGCCCATCTGCTCTGTAGCTTTACCTGGCATTGTGAGAGTtgtgacctgacactgatacaggacAGAGGCACTGGCCGAGAAGCCCATGTTTTCTTGCTAGTCAAACAGGACAATAACTCTTTCCTTGTTTTATCTACTGCAGAAATATGTTCCCGCCCAATCTGGTAGAAGCCTGCTTCAAACAGGTATGAAATCCCACCTGGCCTATCACTTCCCTTTGTTCCCTGTGCCCTAGACCCTGGTCCTACCTACTTCTCTGAGGGGTGGAATAGCAATTGCTTTATACTGCCCTCACACTTCCCCAAGTCTGACTGCTCCAGGAGGATTTTCAGTCATTAGCCTGCATTATAGCATCCCCCATGCAAGCTTTTCAAGCTGCTGTAGATGGGGGCTTCAACCTCTGTCCGATCCCACACTCGGAGTCAGGACAGGTTTGTGTGATCTCAGGTAGCAGGCTTGGACTGGCAGTGAAATTCACCAAGAATTTGTCTCTTCCGCAGGGCTAAGTGTCCTTGGAAGCAGCATGAAGGGTTATCAGAGAAGCCTGAATATCTAGGTCCTAGATTCAGAACCATGAGATGATTCAATTGTCTCTTTTGACCTTCAGCTCTATgaagtttttaatgaaagcacTAAGCTAGGGAGCTTGAGAACAGGCAAAGCAATTTTCCCACACAGGTCATCAGGAACTTGCAGTACTCTCTTTAGGAAGAGATGCAAGAGCCTAGCATGTTGTCCTGAGCTCCTGAACCAGGGTCTGTGAGTGCATCTGATAATCTGTGTCTTTTCAGTACAAGACGCAGTACAGCACCAGGGTCTTCACCAGAACCATCCTCCACAGCAGCAATGTCACAGCAGGTGTGACAACCACTCAGATCCCTGTGCCTGAGAACTTCACTGGCATCCTGGAGAACATCACTCATGCCCTGGGGACCGTCTCCGAGGTGCTGACCTTTGAAGAAGTCATTCCCATCCCGGGCTCAGCCAATGGGGTGAACGCGCTGGGGCTGGTAGTGTTCTCCATGTGCTTCGGTTTGGTGATCGGCAGCATGAAGCAGAAGGGACGGGCCCTGCGGGAGTTCTTTAACTGCCTCAACGAAGCCATCATGAGGCTGGTGGCCATTATCATCTGGTGAGGAGCACAGCCGGTTGGAGCAGGAGGTCTGCAGGTGCAGTTTCCGCTGACCTGACGAGAAGTGGGGTAGCTTTAAGGATGACATGCACAGGAAAAGCAGATGGGCACAGCTCTCCTTTGGCTCCATCAGGCTGAAGGGAAAAGTCTGGATGGGATATTTGTTCACATTTcatttcctgttttttgtttttaccttAGAAATATCAGGTACACCACGACTTGCTTTCCTTGAGGCTGCTGGAAACATCCTTGGAAGACCAGAGAGCTGGAGTGGAAGATCTCTTAGCCTTACCAACAGGGGTAGGGTGTGAGGCTTTCCCACCAAAAGCTTTCCTTCCAGCTATGTTCCAGAAGTCTGGCTTAGCTATGAATCACAATAACCTATTGCCACTTTCCTGCTACCCAGGGTGGCACCTGTATGCATCAGCTCTGAGAGCTGAGCTTGGTTGACAAGGTCAACTCAAAATTATTGCCTTTCAGTTTGAGGTCTCCCAGATCCTGACCCCTCTAGAGCTCAGCTGCTTGTTGCCTTCTCTGTAAGGCTGCCTGTGCTACATGTCCAGATAAGCAAGGCATTTCTGAGATGATTCTCCAGAAGGGAGCATTTTACCAAATCTTGTTGCTTTAAGCTCTTTACCCATGTAGGGCTCAAGGTCTAAACAGCAGTTTGTGGTAGGTACCGTGAGTCAGGAGAGATGTGGGGCTGGCAGAATACATGGACATGTCcaacagggaagggatctgtcAGTCCCGCACACTCTCCCATTTTAGATCACTCCTGCTTCCTTTCCCTGGTCTTCTAGTCACAGTCTTATATCTCAGAGCAACATCCTGAGCACAGGGGGACAGGCCTTACACAGGAAGACACAAAGGGGAAGAACAACCCTCAGCTCATAGCAGAGTGTTGGGGAGCCCCAGCCCCTCTAGGATCATTTTCTCCACAGATGAGCCAGAACTTGGGGCCTTGCTTTCCTGAGAAGAGGTAAGAGTTGCCCGAGGGCACAGAAGGGAGAGCACAAGCACACTGGAACAAGTAGACCTGCCCACTACTCCCAGAGACAATGTCAAGGTGCTTTCAACACCCCCTCCTTCAGGTCACCCTTAGAGCAGAAGAAGGCAGGGTGTTGATGTGTGGAACACTGGTTACACTCAGGAAAGTGCCTATGCAGTAGGTAGTGTCTGCAGAGAACTCCTGACTTCCAAAATCCTGCTGGTATAGGAGGCAGGACTgtcagctgcagcccagcactcCTTCCTGAAGTCACAGTCTGCAGAGCATCTCCCAGGAGCTTGTTTTTCCTGGGGAGATCTGGTCACTAGCTGCAGCCAAGGATGTCTCCTAAGAGGAAGGTCAGAGGAAATGAAATATTTGTGAAATCCTTTCCTGAAACTTTTCCAAACCTCCCAGGCTAAGTGGGAGTTTGGCATGTGGACCTCTGAGCCTTGTGCATGAATTGCATGTAAGCTCTTGAGCTTTAGAGGCCCGACCCTTAGAGGTATGGCCGTGGAGCTGGGATTTTCTTTGCTCCAGTTATTTGTCCATGTTTAGTTCAGTGCCCATAATATTCTCCGTGTCTGTGTTATGGCTTCCATCCTGTGAAGCCTCACTGTGGCTCATGAGATGCATTgttatagaggggaaaaaaagccataaagaAACGATAGCAGTGTACCTCAAAATGGGTTTTTATATAAACTGTGGCTACTTTCACAGGTGTTGGTGCACCCAGTCCTTGCTACACCAGATACGGGTTCCCGGTATCTTCTGTTCCCTAAATGTCTCTATCTTCAGGCTGATATCCCAGAGCCTATGGGACAATTGCTTTTACACCCTGATTCCCTGTTTCTCCTGTACTTCCCTGTGCCTCTCAGTGAAAAAAGGATACTCTCAGCCCAAGCTCCATTAGGAAAGGAAGGGATGCCAAAGACTCCCCTACACAACCTCCCCTATCAATTCTACAAGGAGTGTTGTGGAAACATGTAGGGAACTCAAAAGGAGGAGGAAACCTCCACCAGTACCCAAGCTGTACACACAACAGAGTGCTGGAGTCCCCGACAGTGCAGCAAGAGCTGTTTCTTGACCATGTGGTGAAAAagccccagctctctccaggTTTCCAGCAATATCATCCAAAGATTAGGCTCAGTGAGCACTTCTGGTGTGCTGGCTTACTGGGGATTTGTCCAGACAGCATGCATAAAAGCTGGTGTGAAAGTGTGGGTGCCAGTTCTGAGCATCAGCCTTGTGTTTCTGCCACAGGTATGCTCCAGTTGGGATCATGTTTTTAATTGCTGGCAAAATCCTGGAGATGGATGACCTAGCAGTGATGGGAGGCCAGCTGGGGATGTACACACTTACCGTCATCGTTGGACTCCTCATTCATGCCCTCTGCATCCTGCCACTGCTCTACTTCATCGTCACTCACAGAAACCCCTGGGTATTCATTGCAGGGCTTCTGCAGGCCCTCATCACAGCCCTGGGCACCTCCTCAAGGTACGATGGCTACGTAGGAGTAGGGTTGGGGCTGGTGTGGATACTCCGGGGCTGCTTCTCAGCACTCCACTGCCCTCAGTGCAGCACTGTGGTCTCACAATTTCTAGCAGTAGCAACTTTTTACAGTGGTCCAGCCAAGCTCATTTGAGAGTGGAAAGATTCCCACTCCCCTGCTCAGGAGCCCTAACCAGGACAAACATCAAATCCCACAGAACAGCAGGATTATTCCCCGTGCACACACCTCTCACACACGTGTACTCACACACGTTTGCACATTTCTCTCTCCTGGGCACACATACTGTATGCAGCTGGCATTAAACTCACTGGAAGCCCAGCCAGAAGCATCAACACCTGAATGTTCAGTGACTCACACTGCCTTGCGGCAGAGCCAAAGCAAGGGATTGTAGGTAGCTGTTGTTTCACAAGTGCCGTGTTTCTTGCTATATGCGTTTCCTGGCAAGCACATAACAGTCTCTCCCACATGCATCCACACTCTGAAACACGCAGCATTATTCCTGCTCATGTTCTCTTTCAGAAACAATTCTCAGCTATCTCTGCAAGATAAATTCTCACACGTGGTTCATTCTTGTCTTATGCGCTAAGGGGGATGACAAAGggctaaattttttttaatagctgggAAAGGAATTTTGATGTACCCTGAATCCTCCAGCATCACCTTCTTTTGGTGTTATACCAGCATCATCAACCTCAGGGTTACACAGCCTTTGTCCCAGCCCCTGAGGAAAGCCATGTCTGAATGTGCAACTGCAGCGTGCACCATATCTGAGGAAGCCTTGCTTAGACTGTTCTTTCTCCTAGCAGCTTCTGGCCTCTGGCTCACATGGCAGGGTGAAAAAGCAGGTGGGTAAGGTCATCATCAACCAGGCAGAGGCTTAGTCCCTCTTCCAAAGTCAGCATATACCAAATTCATGTTGTTTTGTAAATTCCTTTCAGCTCAGCGACTCTGCCCATCACCTTCAGGTGCCTGGAAGAAAACAATGGTGTGGACAGGCGCATCACGAGGTTTGTTCTGCCTGTGGGAGCTACAATTAACATGGATGGCACTGCGCTGTACGAGGCCCTTGCAGCCATCTTCATTGCACAAGTCAACAACTATGAACTTGACTTCGGGCAGATCATCACAATAAGGTGACTTTTGAAAGAGTTTTTGAGACTACAGGAAGGGCTTCAGTTCTGTTGGCTTATCTGAGGTGTGGTCAGGTTCCTCTTTTGCTCAGGAGACTGTTGTGGGCAACtgagctgctcgctcactccttccccctcaggaac
This region includes:
- the SLC1A6 gene encoding excitatory amino acid transporter 4 isoform X3; translation: MGEQSHVNSLFLNEDAAKRLSAEGRVQRLRQAVQKRAARAKKRMHSITADSAKSFFRRNAFVLFTIAAVLLGIILAFSLRPYQLTYRQIKYFSFPGELLMRMLQMLVLPLIVSSLITGMASLDGRASGKMGMRAVVYYMVTTIIAVFIGILMVIIIHPGKGSKDKLHREGRIEQVQTTDAFMDLVRNMFPPNLVEACFKQYKTQYSTRVFTRTILHSSNVTAGVTTTQIPVPENFTGILENITHALGTVSEVLTFEEVIPIPGSANGVNALGLVVFSMCFGLVIGSMKQKGRALREFFNCLNEAIMRLVAIIIWYAPVGIMFLIAGKILEMDDLAVMGGQLGMYTLTVIVGLLIHALCILPLLYFIVTHRNPWVFIAGLLQALITALGTSSSSATLPITFRCLEENNGVDRRITRFVLPVGATINMDGTALYEALAAIFIAQVNNYELDFGQIITISITATAASIGAAGIPQAGLVTMVIVLTSVGLPTEDITLIIAVDWFLDRLRTTTNVLGDSLGAGIVEHLSRHELDAQDCELD